The following coding sequences lie in one Cupriavidus sp. WKF15 genomic window:
- a CDS encoding DUF3460 family protein — translation MAMYESEITQFLKSLKQERPALETEQREGRALLWDKEPIDLDERTRAQASRVAQKPYVYSLDN, via the coding sequence ATGGCCATGTACGAATCGGAAATCACGCAGTTCCTGAAATCGCTGAAGCAGGAACGTCCCGCCCTCGAAACCGAGCAGCGCGAAGGCCGCGCCCTGCTGTGGGACAAGGAACCGATCGACCTCGACGAGCGCACCCGCGCCCAGGCTTCGCGTGTGGCGCAAAAGCCCTACGTCTACTCGTTGGACAACTGA